A region from the uncultured Draconibacterium sp. genome encodes:
- a CDS encoding DUF1697 domain-containing protein, translating into MKKYIALLRGINVSGKNSIKMAQLRAMFGAAGFKSVKTYIQSGNVLFFSENDNPGELEVFIEKQIEKDFGFCVPVVVFALDEFQKTVQDNPFLSNETLDNSYLHITFLEAGFKSQQETKLSLQMQNGERYFLSEKAIYIYCPNGYGKTKLTNNYIEKVFKTRATTRNLKTVLKLLEMSAENTA; encoded by the coding sequence ATGAAAAAATATATAGCCTTGTTGCGTGGCATAAATGTAAGCGGAAAAAATAGTATAAAAATGGCACAACTTCGGGCTATGTTTGGAGCGGCCGGTTTTAAAAGCGTAAAAACATACATTCAAAGTGGTAATGTTTTATTCTTTTCAGAAAATGATAACCCTGGTGAACTGGAAGTTTTTATTGAAAAGCAAATTGAGAAAGATTTTGGATTTTGTGTGCCTGTAGTGGTTTTTGCTCTTGACGAATTTCAGAAAACGGTGCAGGATAATCCTTTTCTTTCAAATGAAACTCTGGATAACTCATACCTTCATATCACTTTTTTAGAGGCTGGTTTTAAAAGTCAGCAGGAGACGAAACTGAGCTTGCAAATGCAAAATGGTGAGCGGTACTTTTTAAGCGAAAAGGCGATTTATATCTATTGCCCGAACGGCTACGGGAAAACAAAACTTACGAACAATTATATTGAAAAGGTATTTAAAACGCGGGCTACCACACGTAATTTAAAAACGGTTTTAAAACTTTTGGAAATGAGTGCTGAAAATACAGCATAG
- a CDS encoding AbgT family transporter, producing the protein MNNKYLARFLNIVEKGGNALPHPATLFAIFAFLVVLLSGFLSLFDIHALHPRTGEMIEPVNLMSKEGLGKILKEMVTNFTSFAPLGTVLVAMLGIGIAESSGFIATVLRLLVTSAPKRLLTFVIVFSAILSNTASEVGYVLLVPLGAIIFLAVGRHPLAGMAAAFAGVSGGYSANLLLGTIDPLLAGLSEEAAQIIDPEYLVNPAANFYFMFVSTFFIAIVGTWVTEKVVIPRLGVYDGDEKPEELRKLSKDEKRGLLYALVAGAFLTAFLLFGVIPEHGYLRGENGDILRSPFLMGIVAIIFIAAAVLGVAYGIGAKTYKNDSDVMRGMGKAMETLGIYIVLTFFAAQFVAYFKWTNIGLIFAIESADFIKSLDLGSIPLMIAFIILVGVLNLFMGSASAKWAILAPAFIPMFMLLGYSPELIQNTYRIGDSVTNIISPMMSYFALIVAFFQRYDKKAGIGTIIATMLPYTFFFFLVWVIILVVWLLLGWPVGPDSGLYYPG; encoded by the coding sequence ATGAATAATAAGTATCTCGCACGATTTTTAAATATTGTTGAAAAAGGAGGAAATGCGCTGCCGCATCCTGCTACCTTGTTTGCCATTTTTGCGTTTTTGGTTGTTTTGCTTTCCGGTTTTTTAAGTTTGTTTGATATTCATGCCTTGCATCCCAGAACCGGCGAAATGATTGAGCCTGTAAACCTGATGTCGAAAGAGGGCCTGGGAAAAATACTCAAAGAAATGGTTACTAATTTCACCAGTTTTGCTCCGTTAGGAACAGTGCTAGTGGCTATGTTGGGTATTGGTATTGCCGAAAGCAGTGGCTTTATTGCTACTGTTTTGCGCCTGTTGGTAACCTCGGCACCAAAGCGTTTACTCACTTTTGTAATCGTATTTTCAGCTATATTATCAAACACTGCCAGCGAGGTAGGTTATGTGCTACTCGTTCCGCTGGGAGCCATTATATTCCTGGCTGTTGGCCGGCATCCCCTGGCCGGTATGGCGGCTGCTTTTGCAGGAGTTTCGGGGGGGTACAGTGCCAATTTATTGTTAGGCACCATCGATCCCTTGTTGGCCGGGTTATCAGAAGAGGCAGCTCAAATTATCGACCCTGAATACCTGGTAAACCCTGCAGCCAATTTCTATTTTATGTTTGTATCTACCTTTTTTATTGCCATTGTTGGAACCTGGGTAACCGAGAAAGTGGTTATTCCGCGATTGGGCGTTTACGATGGAGATGAAAAACCGGAAGAGTTACGCAAGTTAAGTAAAGACGAAAAACGCGGCCTGCTTTATGCACTTGTGGCGGGAGCTTTTTTAACTGCATTTTTATTATTTGGCGTAATTCCGGAGCATGGGTATTTGCGCGGCGAGAATGGTGATATATTACGTTCGCCATTTTTAATGGGTATTGTTGCCATAATTTTTATTGCCGCTGCTGTATTGGGGGTAGCTTACGGAATTGGTGCTAAAACCTATAAAAACGACTCGGATGTAATGAGAGGTATGGGAAAAGCCATGGAGACCCTGGGAATTTATATTGTTCTCACCTTTTTTGCAGCTCAGTTTGTGGCCTATTTTAAGTGGACAAATATCGGGTTGATTTTTGCCATTGAATCGGCCGATTTTATCAAATCCCTTGACCTGGGCTCCATTCCTTTAATGATTGCCTTTATAATTTTGGTTGGTGTGCTTAACTTATTTATGGGTAGTGCTTCGGCAAAGTGGGCCATTCTTGCGCCGGCTTTCATCCCCATGTTTATGTTGTTGGGCTATTCACCCGAGTTAATTCAAAATACCTATCGTATTGGCGATTCTGTTACCAATATAATTTCGCCAATGATGTCGTACTTTGCCTTAATTGTTGCCTTTTTTCAACGCTATGATAAGAAGGCCGGTATTGGAACCATTATTGCTACCATGCTGCCCTATACATTTTTCTTTTTCCTGGTTTGGGTAATTATTTTGGTTGTTTGGTTGTTGTTGGGTTGGCCTGTAGGGCCTGATTCTGGCTTGTATTACCCGGGCTAA
- a CDS encoding RNA polymerase sigma factor produces MKKEEQFNRLVEENDNRIRRICSYYNSNTTDQKDMYQEILVNIWKSLDNFRGDSSINTWIYRIAINTSLSYTGKAYKHLKVIVDAEQHKLASIMDVETLEDKLIEEKQLQRLQNELNTMSVIEKALISLMLEGLTMKEIADVIGITESNVKVKIHRIKSQLRKKLEDTSHD; encoded by the coding sequence TTGAAGAAAGAAGAACAGTTTAACCGGTTAGTGGAAGAGAACGACAATCGTATTCGGCGAATTTGCAGTTATTACAACTCGAACACTACCGACCAAAAAGACATGTACCAGGAGATTTTGGTGAACATTTGGAAGAGTCTCGATAATTTCAGAGGCGATTCTTCAATAAACACCTGGATTTACCGCATCGCTATTAATACCTCGTTAAGTTACACAGGTAAAGCCTATAAGCATTTAAAAGTAATAGTTGATGCCGAGCAGCATAAGCTTGCTTCGATAATGGATGTTGAAACTTTAGAAGACAAGCTGATAGAAGAAAAGCAACTGCAACGCCTGCAAAACGAACTAAATACAATGTCGGTTATTGAAAAAGCACTTATATCGTTAATGCTGGAAGGCCTTACCATGAAAGAAATAGCAGACGTTATTGGCATTACAGAAAGTAATGTAAAAGTTAAAATTCACCGTATTAAATCGCAACTCAGAAAAAAACTGGAGGATACAAGCCATGACTGA
- a CDS encoding TonB-dependent receptor plug domain-containing protein, which produces MKKLVSLVFVLLIGVQLLAQKQGTIEINTRKTPLNQVLLDLKEKYGFEFAYDSDLLSAFPVTAINKHFNSNEEAVQYLIKDLPLKLERSGNVLLIIPKKEPRQVTGVTRISGRVMEANTFEPLPYSYILINRLPVQSDLQGQFNFIASADTTFNLQISHLGYFVYDTVVTGSIHRNFFLYPQIERIQEIKIYSNPIEKSTLIGDMPGQMKINHQIAPVLPGHGDNSVFNLLRLMPGILASGEQSNDLLIWGAYESQSKIQFDGFTVFGLKNFNDNIAVVNPFVVKNIEVLKGGYGARYGERVGGIVDIQGKNGSLLQPAFTFNINSTTVNSMLEVPLSSKSSLLAAYRQTYYQLYNPTNITWFARDNSNGNGQGAAQGNSSSNAIDFEVQPDFVFRDANLKYVYEGEKGKRFAFSLYGGGDDFNYDMESEFGRTIFNRSEKEKNQQLGGSVQIGLPHRNGNTTNLTLSYALFERQIFERNKTENNRTGEIKIRREITSENTVDEVSFGAEHIFNMKDGHRVIAGAGIIDNNVELLRISLNQELLNITNHSPRLWGYVQDEYPLGKHLLFKTGGRVTYVNEVEKWYFEPRLSASIKLSESVKLNASWGKYNQYLSKTTVVDSSNNFTNFWINADNDLVPVLQAEHWVGGMSYNKNGFTVSAEVYNKTTTGLNRFFIGNKRINQGFYTGRAKSRGLDLFVKKEFKRHMAWVSYTLSNTEENYPFYVSDEWRPAPHQQKHELKFAGVFNYRSFYLSANYIYGSGFERFDIDSSLDLDRPYRRLDASLVYKFKPGKVKAEAGISILNILNTDNIKYSNIRVSTVDNVNLVGVYSDAVAFTPAVFFKITF; this is translated from the coding sequence ACATTTCAACAGTAACGAAGAGGCTGTGCAATACCTGATAAAGGATTTGCCCCTAAAACTCGAACGCTCAGGCAATGTTTTGCTTATTATTCCGAAGAAAGAACCCCGGCAAGTTACCGGGGTTACCCGCATATCAGGAAGGGTTATGGAGGCTAATACATTCGAGCCCTTACCTTATTCCTACATTTTAATTAACCGGCTTCCTGTTCAATCCGATTTGCAGGGACAGTTTAATTTTATAGCATCTGCCGATACCACTTTTAACCTGCAAATTTCGCATCTGGGGTATTTTGTGTACGATACAGTTGTTACCGGAAGTATTCATCGTAACTTTTTTTTGTATCCGCAAATTGAACGAATACAGGAGATTAAAATTTATAGTAACCCAATTGAAAAGTCGACATTGATTGGCGATATGCCGGGACAAATGAAAATTAACCATCAGATAGCACCAGTTTTGCCCGGACACGGCGATAATTCGGTTTTTAACCTTTTGCGATTGATGCCCGGAATTCTTGCATCAGGAGAACAATCAAACGATTTGTTAATCTGGGGTGCCTATGAAAGTCAAAGCAAGATTCAATTTGATGGTTTTACAGTTTTCGGCCTGAAAAACTTTAATGATAATATTGCCGTAGTTAATCCTTTTGTGGTAAAAAACATTGAAGTGCTGAAAGGTGGATATGGCGCCCGTTATGGCGAAAGGGTTGGCGGAATTGTTGACATACAGGGGAAAAACGGGAGCTTGTTGCAACCTGCTTTTACTTTTAATATTAACTCAACCACTGTGAATTCGATGTTGGAAGTGCCGCTAAGTTCAAAATCGTCGCTGCTGGCAGCCTACAGGCAAACCTATTATCAGCTGTACAACCCAACCAATATTACCTGGTTTGCCCGCGATAACTCAAACGGAAATGGGCAAGGTGCAGCACAGGGAAACAGTTCATCAAATGCCATTGATTTTGAAGTACAACCCGATTTTGTTTTTCGCGATGCTAACCTGAAATATGTTTATGAAGGGGAAAAAGGAAAACGTTTTGCATTTAGCCTGTATGGCGGTGGCGACGATTTTAATTATGATATGGAAAGCGAGTTTGGCCGTACTATTTTTAATCGTTCAGAAAAGGAAAAGAATCAGCAATTGGGAGGTTCGGTGCAAATTGGTTTGCCGCACCGCAACGGAAATACAACCAATTTAACCTTAAGTTATGCTTTGTTTGAAAGACAAATATTTGAAAGAAATAAAACCGAAAACAACAGAACAGGCGAAATAAAAATCAGAAGAGAAATTACCAGTGAAAATACCGTGGATGAGGTGAGTTTCGGGGCTGAGCATATTTTTAATATGAAAGATGGTCATCGGGTGATTGCCGGTGCCGGAATTATTGATAATAATGTGGAGCTTTTGCGCATCTCTCTTAACCAGGAGCTGTTAAACATTACCAATCACTCGCCACGTTTGTGGGGCTATGTGCAAGACGAATATCCGCTTGGTAAACACCTGTTGTTTAAAACGGGTGGGCGTGTTACCTATGTTAACGAAGTAGAAAAATGGTACTTCGAACCACGATTGTCAGCATCAATTAAGCTTTCTGAATCGGTAAAACTTAATGCATCATGGGGAAAATATAACCAGTATTTATCGAAAACAACTGTGGTTGACAGCTCGAATAATTTTACCAATTTCTGGATTAATGCCGATAATGATTTGGTGCCTGTTTTACAGGCAGAACATTGGGTTGGAGGAATGTCGTACAATAAAAACGGATTTACGGTAAGCGCCGAGGTCTACAACAAAACTACCACAGGATTAAACCGTTTTTTTATAGGAAATAAACGCATAAACCAGGGCTTTTACACAGGTAGGGCTAAAAGCCGTGGACTCGATCTGTTTGTTAAAAAAGAATTCAAAAGGCACATGGCCTGGGTTTCCTACACCTTAAGTAATACCGAAGAAAACTATCCGTTTTATGTGTCCGATGAATGGCGGCCTGCTCCGCATCAGCAAAAACACGAGCTTAAATTTGCAGGAGTGTTTAATTACCGGTCATTTTATCTATCGGCCAATTACATTTATGGTTCGGGTTTCGAGCGCTTTGATATCGACAGCAGCCTCGATCTCGACAGACCTTATCGGCGGCTTGATGCATCGTTGGTTTATAAATTCAAACCGGGCAAAGTTAAGGCCGAGGCCGGAATTTCCATTCTTAATATTTTGAATACCGACAACATAAAGTATTCAAATATTAGAGTGAGTACAGTGGATAATGTAAATTTAGTTGGTGTATATTCTGATGCTGTCGCTTTTACGCCGGCAGTTTTCTTTAAAATTACATTTTAG